TCTTAATCTATTTACCCCAATTTTTGGATTAGTATATGCTTGTCTTAACAAAGAGGCAAGTCTAATAAACCAAAAATTCTGTTGTTCTGGTCTTCTTTCTGCATGAGAGCCTGATTTAACATAATTAATGAAATCTGGCTTTTCTATGCCCATTTTTTCTAATTCTTCTGCTGCTTTATCTATAAGCTTTCCTGGTTGAACATCAAATACTGTTACCATTGCTTCACCTCATTTTTATTATTCCTTAAGAAACTCAAAATCAGCTGGAAACAATCAACTGGAATTCTAAACAAAAATGATCATCTTCTAATCACTAATGTTGCCTGGAATATCATATTTCTTATAAGTAAGTATATTTAAAGCTTTCTTTCATGTTTGCAAATTTTACAAATATAGATATCTGGCTGGTCTTTTGCGCTTTTTTTAATTTCTAAGGTTTTTCCTTTTACCCACAAAGT
The genomic region above belongs to Candidatus Micrarchaeia archaeon and contains:
- a CDS encoding 30S ribosomal protein S19e translates to MVTVFDVQPGKLIDKAAEELEKMGIEKPDFINYVKSGSHAERRPEQQNFWFIRLASLLRQAYTNPKIGVNRLRTHYGGKKNRGRKPSKHRDSSGSIIRRGLQELEKQGFIKKEKVGRVITGKGKKFLDNIAKQVAEGQ